Genomic window (Roseofilum reptotaenium CS-1145):
GGAGAAGTGTCGGAGATAGAATGGGCGTTAAATCTAGCCAGTCAAGCGAATATGACCCCCGAAGAATTTGAAATAGTAGATCGGCGGGGGATGATGCTGCAAGATGAAAGAGGAAGAATCACTTATGCCGAAGAAAAAGGAGGAAAACGATTAATTATGCGTTTACTTAAAAAACGTTTTGGAGAAATTCCAGACGAGATCAGCCGCCAAATTGAAAGCTTATCGATTGAAAACTTAGAAGATCTAGGAGAAGAAATTTTAGACTTCAAGGGTCTCGAAGATTTAGTGAACTGGCTAAAAGGTTTCTAATTTAAAGTTCCACATTAACACTAAAATAAAACCCATCATCCTGGGCATTATTT
Coding sequences:
- a CDS encoding DUF4351 domain-containing protein, which encodes GEVSEIEWALNLASQANMTPEEFEIVDRRGMMLQDERGRITYAEEKGGKRLIMRLLKKRFGEIPDEISRQIESLSIENLEDLGEEILDFKGLEDLVNWLKGF